One window from the genome of Nomascus leucogenys isolate Asia chromosome 12, Asia_NLE_v1, whole genome shotgun sequence encodes:
- the LOC101175891 gene encoding uncharacterized protein LOC101175891 — translation MQHSADVGAPAYPKDGGGQQLQGVYPGRHCGPAVDCGEHSSLLSMRLLHLLQHSGQVGIQDSEIPPSGRLSPHCREVDENEYLSVRQILLHLRNEYATLSDVILKNIEKIKIPRSTNSDNLYR, via the coding sequence ATGCAACACAGTGCGGATGTAGGTGCACCTGCTTATCCCAAAGATGGAGGAGGGCAACAACTTCAGGGTGTCTATCCAGGAAGACACTGTGGACCAGCTGTGGACTGTGGAGAGCACAGCAGCCTCCTCTCTATGCGGCTTCTCCACCTACTACAACACTCTGGCCAAGTTGGTATCCAAGATAGTGAAATACCCCCAAGTGGAAGATTATCGCCGCACTGTAGAGAGGTCGACGAAAACGAGTACCTGAGTGTGCGCCAGATCCTGCTGCACCTACGGAACGAGTATGCCACCTTGAGTGATGTAATCCTTAAAAACATTGAGAAGATCAAGATCCCTCGGAGCACCAACAGTGATAACCTATACCGATAG